Proteins from a genomic interval of Zingiber officinale cultivar Zhangliang chromosome 2A, Zo_v1.1, whole genome shotgun sequence:
- the LOC122043699 gene encoding zinc finger MYM-type protein 1-like, which yields MNENIGDIVLEKAPKNAKYTSPDIQKDILNIFVNHVRTKIRKEIENAKFCILVDEARDTSNKEQMTIVLRFVDIDGFLRERFFAIVHVTDTTAATLKKKISDTLGCYDLHIHNMRGQGYDGANNMRGSWNGLQALFLKDCSCAYYVHCFAHRLQLTLTAAVEKEISIWLFFSKLNSICNIFNASPKRHAELLTAQKAEVAHMVVIGERDTGRGCNQIGNLLWPGKTRWSSNFDSICNMIDMYSSVITVLENMVYDGSSNSIRGEASGLLIAMKSFDFIFILHLMQKIMGLTILLCRALQEKSLDILNAMDYVSTTKTLLHTLREEGFAILLSYVKEVCAKYDIEIPQMEACYKSATGRSCQQNDSITVEHHYRFDVFTAAIYFQVEELNSRFKDEAVELLKLSCALEPKENFKLFNVDHIY from the coding sequence ATGAATGAGAATATTGGGGACATCGTCTTAGAGAAAGCTCCAAAAAATGCAAAGTATACTTCACCAGATATTCAGAAAGatattttgaatatttttgtgaatcaTGTGAGAACTAAGATTCGTAAAGAAATCGAGAATGCAAAATTCTGTATTTTAGTTGATGAAGCAAGAGATACATCTAACAAAGAGCAGATGACTATTGTATTAAGATTTGTGGATATTGATGGTTTTTTACGAGAGCGGTTCTTTGCTATTGTACATGTGACTGACACAACTGCTGCAAcacttaagaaaaaaatatctgatACTCTTGGTTGTTATGACTtgcatatccacaacatgcggggacaaggatatgatggtgctaACAATATGCGTGGCTCTTGGAATGGATTACAAGCTCTTTTCTTGAAAGATTGTTCATGTGCATATTATGTACATTGTTTCGCTCATCGACTTCAACTAACATTAACTGCAGCTGTTGAAAAAGAGATATCCATTtggttattcttttcaaaattgaattccatttgtaATATCTTTAATGCGTCTCCTAAACGTCATGCTGAGTTACTTACTGCTCAAAAAGCTGAAGTTGCGCATATGGTAGTTATTGGTGAACGTGATACTGGTAGAGGATGTAATCAAATTGGAAATTTACTATGGCCTGGAAAGACTCGCTGGAGTTCTAATTTTGACTCAATTTGTAACATGATTGATATGTATAGTTCTGTGATTACCGTATTAGAAAACATGGTGTATGATGGGTCCTCTAACTCCATCCGTGGTGAAGCTAGTGGTTTGTTGATAGCGATGAAGTCTTTtgatttcatattcatattacaTTTGATGCAAAAGATAATGGGGTTAACAATTCTGCTTTGTCGAGCATTGCAAGAGAAATCTTTAGATATTTTAAATGCAATGGactatgtttcaactactaaaacTTTGCTTCATACTTTGAGAGAAGAAGGATTTGCTATTCTACTTAGTTATGTGAAAGAAGTTTGTGCCAAGTATGACATTGAGATACCTCAAATGGAAGCTTGTTATAAATCTGCTACAGGTCGTTCTTGTCAACAAAATGATTCAATCACAGTTGAGCATCACTATCGATTTGATGTATTTACTGCTGCAATATATTTTCAAGTTGAAGAGCTTAATAGTAGATTCAAGGATGAGGCAGTGGAACTTCTTAAGCTTAGTTGTgctttggaacctaaagaaaactttAAGCTTTTTAATGTTGATCACATCTATTGA